The DNA sequence GGATCGCCGAAGGCTCGCCAGTGAGCAGTGGTACTTTGCGCAACACCGCCAGGCTGCCCAAGATGAACTGCCGCGGGTCGAACTCCGAGCGCCCTTCGAAGCGGAAATGGATCCGGGCGGTGCGGCCGTCGATCAAGAAGCGAACGTCCGATCCACGGTGCAGCATCCGCGCACTAGCCGCCGCACGCGTGCACGCGTGGGCGATGTCCGGGGCGGTCAGCACGGATCGTCCCCAATCGCCGAGTTCCTGCAACTGGGTCAGAGAGCCTACGTACGCCCCCGCGAACGCATCGTTCGCGATGTGCGCCATTTCGTTCCCCACATGAAAGCACTGATCGCGCGGGATCCAGCCGTCAGCGTTCTGGAACAGATTAGGCGACATGCCCAGCCGTTGGAAGAATTCAATCGAAGAGACGCCCCGCGTTGCCAGATAAGGTGCGATCTGAAGAAAGCTGCGGATTCGTATCGAGGGAGCGGAATCTAGCATTTGCAGCCGAATTTGGCACCAAACGGCAAGACGAGGTGGGTGTACTATAGCAATATGAGATCGATTGAAAAGTCGTTGCGTGCCTGACACAACGAGAGTTTATAGCTATTTGAAAAGCTTCGGCACAATGCCGATTAATGGAGGGAACGATGTCCAGCAAGATCATAGTCAGCGTCGCTATGCTTCTAGTGTCGGCGGCGCCCCTGGCGGCTCAGGACGCCGGAGCGCTTTCCGCCGACAAGGCAGGCAAGGCGCATCCCTCGCGCCCCGACTATTCGCCCTATGCGGACCGCAAGTTCCCGGTGCAGCCTTTCTTCGGCGACACCCACCTGCACACCTCGTTCTCGATGGATGCGGGTGCGTTCGGAGCCCGGCTGCCACCCCGCGATGCCTACCGCTTCGCCCGTGGAGAGCAAGTGACGTCCTCGACCGGCCTGCCGGTCAAGCTCTCGCAGCCGCTCGATTTCCTCGTGGTGGCGGATCACTCCGACAACATGGGCTTCTTCCCCGACCTGTTTGCCGGCAAGCCCAACATGCTGGCCGACCCGACCGGCAAGAAGTGGTACGACATGATCAAGTCGGGCAAGGGCGCGGAGGCGGCGATCGACATCATCGTCAGCTTCTCGCACAACAAGTTTCCCGATGACCTGATGTATTTCCCAGGCACCAAGGCCTACCGCAATGCCTGGAACGAGACGATCGCGGCGGCGGAAGAATACAACGAGCCCGGACGCTTCACCGCCTTCATCGGCTATGAATGGACATCCAACACCGGCGGCAACAACCTGCACCGCAACGTGATCTTCCGCGACAATGGCGACAAGGCGAGCCAGGTCGACCCCTTCACCGTCTATCCGCCCTATGGCAGCGACAATCCCGCCGACCTGTGGAAATGGATGCAGGCTTATGAAGACAAGACCGGCGGCGACGTGCTGGCAATCGCTCACAACGGCAATCTCAGCAACGGACTGATGTTCCCGACCGTCGAAGCGTTCGGCAAGAAACTCGACAAGGACTATGTCGAGACGCGCGCCAAATGGGAGCGCCTGTTTGAGGCCTCGCAGACCAAAGGCACCGGCGAGGCGCATCCGGCCCTGTCGCCCAACGACGAGTTCGCCGATTTCGAAATATGGGACAAGGGTAATCTCGACGGCAGCGTGGCCAAAAAGCCCGAGATGCTGGAGTTCGAATATGTACGCTCGGCCTTCAAGAACGGGCTCAAGCTGGAGAAGGAACTCGGCACCAACCCCTACAAGTTCGGCCTCATCGGCAGCAGCGACGCGCACAACTCGCTGTCGGCGCTGGCAGAGGATAATTTTTTCGGCAAGACAGTGCCCCAGGAGCCGAGCCCCGAGCGCATGATTGCGGCCTTCATCGACAACAAGCAGACCGGCGTGAAGATCATGGACTGGGAGGTCGGCGCATCGGGCTACGCTGCCGTGTGGGCCGAGGAGAACACGCGCGAATCGATATGGGACGCGATGCAACGCAAGGAAACCTACGCCACGACCGGACCACGCATGGCGGTGCGCTTCTTCGGCGGCTGGGAATTCACCGCCGCCGA is a window from the Mesorhizobium sp. WSM2240 genome containing:
- a CDS encoding DUF3604 domain-containing protein is translated as MSSKIIVSVAMLLVSAAPLAAQDAGALSADKAGKAHPSRPDYSPYADRKFPVQPFFGDTHLHTSFSMDAGAFGARLPPRDAYRFARGEQVTSSTGLPVKLSQPLDFLVVADHSDNMGFFPDLFAGKPNMLADPTGKKWYDMIKSGKGAEAAIDIIVSFSHNKFPDDLMYFPGTKAYRNAWNETIAAAEEYNEPGRFTAFIGYEWTSNTGGNNLHRNVIFRDNGDKASQVDPFTVYPPYGSDNPADLWKWMQAYEDKTGGDVLAIAHNGNLSNGLMFPTVEAFGKKLDKDYVETRAKWERLFEASQTKGTGEAHPALSPNDEFADFEIWDKGNLDGSVAKKPEMLEFEYVRSAFKNGLKLEKELGTNPYKFGLIGSSDAHNSLSALAEDNFFGKTVPQEPSPERMIAAFIDNKQTGVKIMDWEVGASGYAAVWAEENTRESIWDAMQRKETYATTGPRMAVRFFGGWEFTAADAEERQPAYVGYTKGVPMGGDLGEGPEGKAPTFLVAALKDPIGANLDRYQIVKGWMEADGTLQEKVYDVVWGGDRQPGADGKLPPVGDTVDVANAKWTNTIGAPELIAVWTDPDFDPSEPAFYYGRVIEIPTPRWTAYDAKFFGTTPLDGTRMKVQDRAYTSPIWYDPAG